The sequence CCGGCCAGGCTGGACATGGGGAGGCAAACGTGCCGGGGTGGGAACCTACTGGGGTGTTTGAGGCAGCAAGgaggtgaggaggctgggggctggggtacACTGATGCCATGGACTGGCAGCGACTGGTCCCAGGGCCCATGGACATTTCACCTTATGGGGCATAGGGGACTTTACAGGTGGGATTAAGGCCCCTGAGATGCGGACAACCCTGGATCCTTCGGGGGGCCGAGTGTCATCACAGGGTCCTTGtaagagggaagtgggagggtcAGGGCAGAGAGACAGGAGATGCTGAGCTACTGGctgtgaggatggagggaggggccgTGAGCCAGTGATGTGGCacctctagaaactggaaaagtggGGAGTCGGTACTCCCCTGGAGCCTCGGGAAGGACTAGCCCTGCCCACGCCTGGATTTAGCCTTCTAAGACCCAGACTGTGACCCCAAGACTGAAGTTGATAAACATGTTGTTTGAAGCCATCAAGTTTGGTGATTTGTCACAGCCATCCTTGCAGACCCACACACATTGGCCTCAGAGCCCCTTATAAGGTGTGCAGCTCCTCGGGGTGTGCAGGCCGAGGGGGAGCCCAGGTCAGCTTCCTGGGGACTGAGCTCCCCtggggggggcaggggtggagcctggaggtggggggaggctcCCACCCCTCCCAGTGGCCATTTCCACTTAAAAGACTAGTTTGGGGGGCACTCCCATGGGGCACAGACTGGACACTCACCCACAGAGGGAGCAGAGTGATCCTGCTGTGGACAGACTGGGCCCCAGGCTGCACCGACGCACACAAGGAATAAACTGACCACTGGCTTCTTTCTAAGTAGgtgtatttttaaatagctttcaAGATACacatattttctcctttaaaaaacgTCTGTCAGAGCAGTCTTGTCCTTGTTTCGCTGGTTATCCTGGTGTCCCAGGCCCCAGTGctcagggtggggagcagggcctgTCCACGCAGCCAGGACCCCAGCCGAGTGGCTCCACCCAGTCTCTCCACAGATCATGCAGGGCCGCAAGTGAGCTCAAACGTCCATTTATTTCAAAgcagtaataatttaaaattataaaaacctTTCCGCCATTGAACATGTAGAGGGTGAGGTCAGAGACAAAGGGGAGGGAAGGTGGGACGCCCGGGCAGTGTATGTGGGCGCCCGGCCCAGCCGGGTTGTCCCTGGGGAGGCCGAGCTCCCTCCGCAGCCTGGAAGGGTGGGTCCTCCGAGCCTCCTCCGCGGCGGGCCCGGTGGCACTGCAGTCCGTGGGCGCATGGGCTGTCTGCTGTTGCCCTGGGGGCTGGCCGGCCGGTGTGCTCACGAGCTGCTGGCCGGGTTCTCATTGCCAGGTGAGCTGGAGGACGACGACGACGAGGAGGAGAAGCTCACCCCAGCGAGGCCTGGGGGGTCGGTGGCTGTGTTCTGTCCTGTGAGGCTTTTTCGGCAGACGGGGCAGCTGTCGTGCTTTGCAGGACAGAGAGAAGAGGGAACAGTTCAGAGGCAGCGGGGGCGGAGGGTTAGGGGGAGTGTCCCGGCCAGCCCACTGCTCACCTGCTCCAGCCAGGGCACGATGCAGCCGTCGTGGAAGAGGTGGTTGCAGGGCAGCTGCCTCACATGCTCACCCAACCCATAGTCATCCTTGCACACGGGGCACTCCAGCCCcgagcctgcagggcaggagtgcATCTCTCAGGGTAGCTCCCCTGCAGCCCTGCCCAAGGTGTCCCAGGGAGGAGGGGTCACTGGCCcaagcccaccccccacccccccaacccccacccccccactagCCCCTGGGGCTCATACCAACGTGCTCCTCAGTCACAGGCACGGTGGGGAGGGCctggattttctctttgtctgcGGGTGGGGGACCCGTGTTTTCAAACTGATTGAGGAGCTGAAAGATAAAGAGGCCAGAGAGCAGGTGGGCTGGTGGGGCCCCTCACCCCACGGGGCCATGAAATGCAAGGCGGGGTTACCTGCAAAAGCACCGAGGCCCCGTTTGTCCTGGCCTCACCCTGAGAGGTCAGAGGTCAGCTGCCCCAGGAGGCCCAGCCCTGGGCTTCTGCCCACTCTTCTGCTCATCACCACCTTGTAGCCAGGGCTGGTAGCCACCCCAGGGACACCACGGCTCCCTCCTATGGCCAGGGTGGCTCCCAAATCCTCACGTTGCTACAACCAGGGGGCAGGCACCGGTGACAGAATATGCAGCAGAAAGCCCCAAGGTGGTTACAGCCCCGCCTCATAAGTGCCACCCAAGACACAGACACGGGAGACACTCTGTCCTCCTGGGCCCAGCCTGTAGGGTTGTGGTCCCTACACCAGCTGAGCAAGGCCCTTGTACCTGCGTGATGATGGCGTCCAGGCCGTTGGCCCCCCAGGCGTAGTCCATCGGGTTTGAATGCAGGACGCCCCTGGGCAGAGAAGGCTGGGGTTCAAGTGGCAGAGGGGTGGGCCGGGCGTAGGGGGCCCCTCCCCTACTCACCAGGGGCCCAGGCCCAGGTTGGGGATGGTGGCCGGGGTGATGATGCCGTTGACCAGCTGCTGGATGATCCTGGAACAGAGTGGCCAGGCCTGTGGTTAGTGCCTTTATGAGGAGGGACCAGCGTAGGGGGCCTGGACTCTCAACTGGTGAGAAAAAGCCCAAACACAAGGGTGCTGGGATAGAGGTCTCCTTGAGGCCTGGACAGTGCCGGTTGACATAGTTGCATCCACCCCCATTTTGCAACCCAGAGGAAGTACCGTGGGGGGCCTAGGGGGGCCCCAGGAGCCCTGCAGTCAGCCCTGTTCCTGACAGTGGCCCTGAAACATGCCAGCCGAGGTCACAGTGAGCCAGGCCATGTCTTGAGCTGGACCAGCCTCGGCCTGCCTGCAATCAAGCTCCATCTACAAAGACCCACAGGGCGCTCAGCCTCGTGTCCCGTGGGGCTGGGACAGGCCTTCTAGGTCTTCCCATTCTGTCCTCAGGATCCTGCACACAGGAGAGGTGCGGACACTGGATACTGCCGTTCCCGGGCCTGTGCCCCGGGGCGGAGGCCTCTCTCTGAAAGATGCTGAGGGGCACACCGTGGGCACACGGCCCCTCAGCCAACCTGGACCCACAGGGGACCCGCCCTGCCTGGAGGACGGCCCGAGCCAGCACCCACGCCTTGTGCCCACAGCACCTCCTGAAAGGACAGCTGGTTGCTCTGCCTGAGCGGGAGGGGTGGGCTGGACGCCCCCAGCCCCCCGCCCGCGGCCGCCCCCAGGCCCCCTCACCCTTCCAGCGTGGGGACGCCTTCGTGCCGGCCGGTGGCCCGCCGCGCGGTGAGGCGGGCGCGGGGCTGCCGGGCGCCGTACCGGTGCCGGGAGTGCTGCTCTCGCTCCCGCCGGCTCTCAGGGTCTCTGCTGTCATCAGCCTGCGCCCCAGGGGGGAACGTGGGGATCTCGAAGCTGTCGTCAAAGATGCCGAAAGCAAAGTGCCCATAGCCCTGCGGCAGCGTGAACAGGGGCTGGTCCACATTCTGCAGAGAGGAGGGCCATCATCATGGGAGAGGGGCCAGGGCTGGGCGGGAGGTGGGCAGCCCTCACAGGGAGCGGGGAGGCTGCCTCTCACCTCGAACGGTTGCTGCCGGCTCTGGTCCGCAGAGGCTGTGGAGGGGGCTGAACCATTCTCTGCACTCCTGAGGACAGGCACCATTAGCAGCAGGAGCACCCCACCCCAGACAGATGGCCAGAGGGTCAGACGAAGGCAGACCCCCTCCACCCCTGACCCAGGTCCAGGCAGTGCACCCTTGGGCTGAGGGTCCATGAGGGGGGCAGCCTTACCTGGTCTCTTCCGGAAGCTCCTCGATAAACCCAGACTCGCATCTTGGGCAGATGTaatcctggggaggagagagcaggcAAGCATGATCTCAGGGCaaggcggtgtgtgtgtgtgtgagagactcATCTCAAGGGCCCAGGTGGGAACCTACCAGCTCCAACCAGGTGGTCCCAggcagggctggtgcactgactTCCTCGCCCACATGGTGGGCCGTGACCTTGGCAGTTACATCCCCAACCTCCCACGTCCCTGAGTCCATCAGCTTGTGCTCCCCACAGTGACAGTAGTCACAGTTTCGGGGCCTCCACTCAGCCACGTGGCCTGATCAAGGCTCTGACAAAACCGGCAGCAAAGGGCCAGCTGACGCGGGTCCAGGGAAGTTTCCCCACTCGGGGGACCTGAGAATGTTCCCTAACAACCCCACACCCACACAAATATAAAGGAGGGCTAGGAGAGTGACTAGTGGGGCTCCAGGACCACCTGGGCCTCAGAGACCAACTCCCAGGAAGGCAGCCACAGAGGGTGGGAGGCACACCCAGGCAGAGCAACCAGCCTGCAGAACATTCTGGACTGCCCAAGGTATGGCCTGTGACCCTAGGCTGGACAGCCAGCGGGCAGACTGTGATGTCTCCAGTCAGCAGAGAGGTGGCCCTGCCCCTCAGGGACAGGGAGCCCGAGCACCAAATCCACTAGTTGGGCCTGGAACTGGCCCAGGTCCACATGTGTTCTAAAGCTGCAAGCATGAGGTGCTTCCACTGAGGCCACCCACGGTCCCAGTTCCCAGGAGCCTGGGGCACCGATGGCTGGGCCACCCTCTGTAGGGAACAATATAGAGGTGTGTGGGGTGTGGCCTGCCCTGCAGATGCTGGGGGCCAGGCACCTGTCTGGAAGGTGGGAACCCCACCTGCTCCACTGCAGAGAGCAAAGGGGCCAGGGAATCAAAGGACACACCTCCTGAGCCAGGCAGGAGGGTAGGCCAGAGCTGCACATGTCCCAGGAACCTGTGTCCAGATGTGTAATGAACTCTTACGATTCAACAACAAAAGACAAACGCCCCAGTTAGAAAACAGCCAGAGGATCAGAACAGCATTTCTCCACAGACAGACAGGTGGCAACGAGCCAAGAAGGGATGCACACATGGTCTGCCAACAGGGAAACGCAAACCAAAACCAGTAGGATACACTCCACATCCACCCAGATGGCTGGACCCACAGAGCTGACAGGGACCACTGTGGGAGGCGGCGCAGAAACTGGAACCcccacatggcaggtggactGTGAAATGGGGCAGTGTCCTCAGAAAACAGTCATGGTCACCCCATGACCCTGCAATCGCCCCACCAGGCACCCACCAGAGGTGACGGAGACATAGGCCCACACAGAAACCCACACATGCACAGCAGCCAAACACAACCACATGTCCCTCCACTCCCAGGAGCATCACTCAGACATGGAAAGGGGAGCCCTGACACTTGCTATCATGTGGATGGACCCTGAGAACACGATGCTCATTGAGAGAAGCAGACACAGGACACACAGAGTGTGATTCCATTGATGGGAAACATCCAGAACAGGCAGATCCACAGACACAGAGTGGGATCCTGGTTGTCAGGGACCATGAAGGTGACTGCTGATGGGGACGGGGCTTCTTTTTGAGTGACCAAATGTCCTGGACAAGGACACCGGTGATGGCCGGCTGCAAGACCTGAGCTTTAAGTGGATGGGACATGTGGCACTGAAACTGTGAACCAGGAACAGCAGGACAGCAGCCCTCTGTCCTCCTGAGCAGGGGCGTGGCACCCAGGGAGGCTCCCCCAGGGAGTGTCCACCATATCTGTCACTGGTATGGGGTTTCCAGGGCTGTCACTCAGCCTGTCATTTACTTCAACATTTCATAGGCCAAGAAACGCAGTCACTGGAGGCTCTGTGCTTGGTAGCCAAGGTTCTTGCCCCCTCCAGGAGCCTGCAGAGGGGAGGCGATGGACAGGGACAAACGTGGCTGCAGTTGAGTCTGAGCTGACTGAAGTTAGGAAGCTGGGAACCTTCTGGCCTGGATCAACAGGAAGGCCCAGAACCTCCCTGAAGCCTGGCGGAACCCCCATGAGAAAACTCTTTCTCCCGGGCACCCTTCCCCAGGCCTGCACCCTGCCCCGGGCAGGCCTGGCAGAGCCAGGGTGGGGTGAGCAACACACCCACTGGAGATAGGGTGCCTGTCCTCCACCCCGAGGCTCACTGCTGCTCCTGGGGCCTGGGAGCCGATCGCCATGCCATCCTCAGGGGTCCCTGTGTTCCCCGAGCCCCAGCACAACCCAGACCAGCCATCTCAGGGCCTGGGCCTCTCCCCGTCCTGGGTCCCCGCAGCCTGAGCTGGTATCTACCTGGCTTGCCCCCTCTTGGAAGCTGGATCCCGGCTGCAAGCCTCCATCTCCCCACCTGCAAATggagggtggcctcaaccccagGATCTGGAATTGGCCCCTGAGCCACAGTGACCTGGTTTCAGGGAGGCCCCAGACTCTGCTGCACATGCAGAAGGTCCAGACGTGGGTCTTCAAtgctccctcctccagaggcCGCACATCCCAGAAATTTAATTACCTCACCGTGACAGAAATGGGGGACACCCTGGGATGAAATGATCACCCCCACAGGGCAGAGTCTATATATCTTGGCAGGGCCCTAGCTTGTGAGCACCTATCCCCAGCTGACAGCTTCTCTCCTGAGGAGACCAGGGTGAACACTCCCTCATTATTACCATGGCAACAGCAGCCCATAGGACAGACCATGCACTCCATTCATTCAGCACTTGCTCCCTGCAGTAGGCCCTTGGAGACAGGCTTCACCCTTCATGCCAGATGCAGACCCCAGGTTCCTGGTCAGGTGAGTATGAGGGAATGGAGGACATTGAGGTGGGAGCTAGAGAGATGCTGGCCTTAACACTGAGCAGGCAGGGGGACCAGCCTATGCCCCAGGGGCTCCGTGCAGAGGATGGACCTCTCTTCACCCTGACAGCTCTCAGAGGTGGCCTGTTCAATGGAACAGAGCTTGTCCCTGTCCCCCCGACCCTGCTCAGGGACACTTCTGAGAGGAATCAGGGGTGTCCATAGGACAGCAGACAGAACCATGACCGCTACCAGTCAGGCCACCAGGAGCCTTGCCCGTGGATGTCCCAGATCCACCTCATCCCTGGTGCTCCCGTTTCCTGGGGGATCGAGTCCGGGCCTGTGCGCCCGAGCAGAGGCCTCTGAGCTGGCCGGCCTGCCCGGTTCCTGCTCCCACACGCCCATTCCAGGCAGGCACCCGCCCTTCCGGGGTATCCTGGCCCCCCCTGTGCTGGCACTCTCGAGACCAGGGGTGCCCTCGCCAACTCATCTGATGGGCGAGGAGAATGAGGCAGTCTCATGGCTGCAGGGAGAAACCCCAGGAGCAGAGGGCCTGCAGCCACCCAAGTCTAACTGCCCCACTGGGACAGGGGGAGGTGGAAGGGGTGCTGCTGGCGGGAGCCTCCCACTGTCACCAGGTTAAGAGCCCACCTCCCTACCCTCACCAACCCCAAGTGCACCCCTACTCATAAACAGACACCTGTCTACAGGACCCCATCAAACCCCTCCCAAACCCACAAATCAGTCCCCTTGCCTCCAATATTTGCTCCTAACAGAATTTACCAACATTCCAACAAATCAAATATTTGCCAATCATTTGCTCAGCATTGGCTCCCTGTAAACTCTGAGAGCAAAGGTCATGGCTACCTTGTCACCACTGGATCCTGTGACTAGAAAGGCCCTCGCCAGCTCAGTGTCCACAGACTGTCCACAGAGATCAGGATCCTTCTGGTCCGAGACTACATGGCCAGGATCCGGCCGCGTGCTGGCCCTGGGAAGGGAGGCCAGAACAGCTAACTACACAGACTACTTGGCCCCGGGCTGCCGATGGCTGTGGACAGGTCACTCTGGGGTAAGCCCAAGGCCCAGGGCTTGTCCGGGTCTCACATCAGCTGCAAGGGGCTCCCTGCAGCTCACCTAGGCTAGAGGGCTGTCCCGCCAACCCGACCGTTCCTGCCAGTGGAGAAAACCAGACCCAGAGCTGGGGCGCACAGGAAGCCGGAAGAGGCAGAAGCAGTACGTCTTCCGGGAGGCTGGAGGGGGGGGAGTCGGACAAGTCTCGGCCCCTCAAGTCCACTCGCACACCGAGGTTTCCATTTATCTGCCGGTCCCCATCCCCTTGCCTCTGGAAGCCACACCACTCTTCTCTTATCTTCTCTCCTCCTGGGTCCAGGCACCCGTCTCCATTCCAAACCCTGACTCTAGCTCACTCTCCTCTGTGGCTGGGATAATGCCCACGACTCCTGCTGGCTCCCCCAGTGAAGTCCACAGCAAGAAAGGCGGGGATGGGAATCTGGTTCTTAAACCAGCCAGATGACCAAGGAGAGCTGGTGCTCAATCAATCGTCGCCACCCACAGCCCCTTTCCCTGGCCCCCCACATCGCCCTCTTCCTGCTCCTCGTGAGCTGGCCGAGCGGCAAATGCCACGAGCGGGGCCGGCCAGGGGCGCCGTGCCTTCTAGCCTTCCTCCCAGTCAGCGGGGTAGGGTCGGCCAGGCGGGGGACACCGACCCCATCCCGGACCTACCCACTCGGAACTTCCGGGCTGAAGGGCCTGGAAGCCGAGCCTTTCACCAGCAGCTGTCCCGCAGCCTCCACCCGGACGAGAGCACAGGGCCCACCAGGGTCCAGACCCCGGGCCCCGGAAGGCGCAAGAACGCCGGCTCGGGCCGCCGTCGGGCCCGGGAG is a genomic window of Ovis canadensis isolate MfBH-ARS-UI-01 breed Bighorn chromosome 5, ARS-UI_OviCan_v2, whole genome shotgun sequence containing:
- the RNF126 gene encoding E3 ubiquitin-protein ligase RNF126 isoform X2, whose amino-acid sequence is MAEASPQPGRYFCHCCSVEIVPRLPDYICPRCESGFIEELPEETRSAENGSAPSTASADQSRQQPFEGYGHFAFGIFDDSFEIPTFPPGAQADDSRDPESRREREQHSRHRYGARQPRARLTARRATGRHEGVPTLEGIIQQLVNGIITPATIPNLGLGPWGVLHSNPMDYAWGANGLDAIITQLLNQFENTGPPPADKEKIQALPTVPVTEEHVGSGLECPVCKDDYGLGEHVRQLPCNHLFHDGCIVPWLEQHDSCPVCRKSLTGQNTATDPPGLAGVSFSSSSSSSSSSPGNENPASSS
- the RNF126 gene encoding E3 ubiquitin-protein ligase RNF126 isoform X3, translating into MAEASPQPGRYFCHCCSVEIVPRLPDYICPRCESGFIEELPEETRSAENGSAPSTASADQSRQQPFENVDQPLFTLPQGYGHFAFGIFDDSFEIPTFPPGAQADDSRDPESRREREQHSRHRIIQQLVNGIITPATIPNLGLGPWGVLHSNPMDYAWGANGLDAIITQLLNQFENTGPPPADKEKIQALPTVPVTEEHVGSGLECPVCKDDYGLGEHVRQLPCNHLFHDGCIVPWLEQHDSCPVCRKSLTGQNTATDPPGLAGVSFSSSSSSSSSSPGNENPASSS
- the RNF126 gene encoding E3 ubiquitin-protein ligase RNF126 isoform X5, producing the protein MVQPPPQPLRTRAGSNRSRMWTSPCSRCRRAMGTLLSASLTTASRSPRSPLGRRLMTAETLRAGGSESSTPGTGTAPGSPAPASPRGGPPAGTKASPRWKGSSSSWSTASSPRPPSPTWAWAPGEGVLHSNPMDYAWGANGLDAIITQLLNQFENTGPPPADKEKIQALPTVPVTEEHVGSGLECPVCKDDYGLGEHVRQLPCNHLFHDGCIVPWLEQHDSCPVCRKSLTGQNTATDPPGLAGVSFSSSSSSSSSSPGNENPASSS
- the RNF126 gene encoding E3 ubiquitin-protein ligase RNF126 isoform X6; this encodes MVQPPPQPLRTRAGSNRSRAMGTLLSASLTTASRSPRSPLGRRLMTAETLRAGGSESSTPGTGTAPGSPAPASPRGGPPAGTKASPRWKGSSSSWSTASSPRPPSPTWAWAPGEGVLHSNPMDYAWGANGLDAIITQLLNQFENTGPPPADKEKIQALPTVPVTEEHVGSGLECPVCKDDYGLGEHVRQLPCNHLFHDGCIVPWLEQHDSCPVCRKSLTGQNTATDPPGLAGVSFSSSSSSSSSSPGNENPASSS
- the RNF126 gene encoding E3 ubiquitin-protein ligase RNF126 isoform X1, with amino-acid sequence MAEASPQPGRYFCHCCSVEIVPRLPDYICPRCESGFIEELPEETRSAENGSAPSTASADQSRQQPFENVDQPLFTLPQGYGHFAFGIFDDSFEIPTFPPGAQADDSRDPESRREREQHSRHRYGARQPRARLTARRATGRHEGVPTLEGIIQQLVNGIITPATIPNLGLGPWGVLHSNPMDYAWGANGLDAIITQLLNQFENTGPPPADKEKIQALPTVPVTEEHVGSGLECPVCKDDYGLGEHVRQLPCNHLFHDGCIVPWLEQHDSCPVCRKSLTGQNTATDPPGLAGVSFSSSSSSSSSSPGNENPASSS
- the RNF126 gene encoding E3 ubiquitin-protein ligase RNF126 isoform X4 translates to MAEASPQPGRYFCHCCSVEIVPRLPDYICPRCESGFIEELPEETRSAENGSAPSTASADQSRQQPFEGYGHFAFGIFDDSFEIPTFPPGAQADDSRDPESRREREQHSRHRIIQQLVNGIITPATIPNLGLGPWGVLHSNPMDYAWGANGLDAIITQLLNQFENTGPPPADKEKIQALPTVPVTEEHVGSGLECPVCKDDYGLGEHVRQLPCNHLFHDGCIVPWLEQHDSCPVCRKSLTGQNTATDPPGLAGVSFSSSSSSSSSSPGNENPASSS